The DNA window ATACATATTTTTTGCTGCTGACCACCACTGAAGGTTGATATTTTGCGTTTCTTCTGCTCCAGAAATCCTCTATCCACCATGGCAAGGGCATCGTCAATGTCCATGGGATTATATTTATTTCTCCTACATATATTAACTGTTTCCATTAGGGTTTGCTCTAAGGTAAAACTAGGTTCTAATGCACTATAAGGGTCTTGAAATATATATTGAATCCTTGCCAAATCAGAAAATGTTCTTTTACGATAGTTATTATTCAGCTTTTTACCAAGATGAATAACATCTCCTGAATCACATCGCTCAAGTCCAATTATTATCTTTGACAAAGTAGTTTTTCCACTTCCAGATTTTCCTGCTAGAACAAGACTTTCTCCAAGTTCCAAGTCAAAGCTTATATCTTCTAAAACCTTAAGCTTTCCATAGCTTTTCATAATGTTTCTAACCTTCAGCATTGTCATACCCCTCAAGCATTATTATTCTGTCTGTCACTTTTTCAAGCAATACTTTTTGATGAGCAACCATTATTATGGTGAGTTTCCCTTTAAATGAAGTTAAAAACTCAACTATCTTTTTCAATGTAATTAGGTCTATTGCTGAAGATGGCTCATCAAGAATCAATAGCTTTGGTCTTTTCAATATGGAAATAAGTAAAATCAAACGCTGTTTTTGTCCCCCTGATAGCATATAAGGATAATATTTTAAAAGAATTGGATCTAATTCTAATCTTTCCATTAGGTTAGCTATTTCTCTTTCATTATATTTCAGCCCATTCCCTTTAAGTGTTAGATGTATATGCTCTAACACACTTAGCTTTGGATTGAATGCATTTTGTGAAAACTGTGGACAGTAGCTTATATAGTCATACTTCCTACTATCAATCTCCTTAATATCCATATTATTTATTGTGCATTTATCATATTTTAAGTCCCCTTGAAAATCCAAACCAAAAAGAGCCTCTAGCAATGAGGTTTTTCCACAGCCACTTTTACCATATAAGCCCACAAACTCATTATCTTTAATATGGATACTAGGATAACTGATAGCTATTTTATTATAGAATATTTTAAGATTTTCAATAATTATCATAAAACACCTCTAAAGGTCATTATTTTCACTTGAGAAAAGAGTAAGTGATATAACAAATAAAATCAAGCATAAAACAGGCGGAATCAAATACCATAAGAATGTACTGTCATAGTATAGTTCGTCATAATCTAAGGCTGCTCTAATAAGCTTTCCCCAAGTTTTCTTAAGAGGATCTCCTATACCAAAAAAGGATAGAGAAGCTTCATACATAACTGCCTTATTGCATTGAAGCACAAAGAAGGTTGACACTACTGGTAGAATATCAGGAAATAGCTTCTTTAACACATCGAACCAATTCCCCTTTATTAATAATGTGTATTTTACTTTACTTTTTTCCATATAATTCATGATTTTAAAAAGCGCTATCTTGTATACTTTAGGCCATGAGAAAAACACAATTGCCATAATAGTATAAACTAGTTTAGGTCTTGCTAAGGACGAAAAAAACATAATCATTACAATTTCAGGAATTATCACAAACAAATTCGCTATTTCAGAAATAATGGTTTTAATAGCTCTTCCATAATAGGCTGATATATATGCAAGAGAGGTTCCTATAAGTGTAGTGAAGAATCCTGATATAATAGCTGTAAAAATCGTTATTCTAAAACCATAAATTAAGAGTGAGAAAATATCATGACCTATTTCGTCAGTACCAAGTAAATAGCTTAAGCTTGGTTCAAGTAATCGAGGATGACTTATGTCTTCATGAGAGTAAGGCATCAACAAATTAGAAAAAACAGCAACCAACAAAAACGTTATTAGAATAATTGCACTAACTTTTTTTGTTTTACTTAATTTCTTAAATGAATTTAGCATTTAACACCTCTTAATGTTTCTTAAAGCTATCAGCTCAAAAATGAAGTTTACCACCAATCCATATGTGCAGCAAACTAAGAGTATGCCCTGTAATAATGGATAATCCCTGTATGAAATTGCGCTCCTAAGAAGTTGTCCAAGACCAGGATAGGAAAAAACAGCTTCTACAAAAATTGAACCTGTTATTGCTAAAACAAATTGTATATTAAGTCTACCCAAAAGCTCAGGTATAATGTTTTTGAAAATATACTTTAAATAAATATCTTTTTTATTGATTTTTAAGTAGCTTGCCATCTTAACAAACTGCTCTTTCTTAACATTTGCAGTACTATTTTTTGAAAATAAATATATAGGTGGTATTTGTGATATGACCAGAACAAATAAGGGTAAAATCATGTGAATTATAACATCAAGAACATACCCAGGTTGTCCAAAGCTGGTCCCTGTAGTATATGCTCCTGTGGCTGGTAGCAGCCTAAGCTTGTAGGCTATTAATATCTGAAAAATAGCTGCTATAAGAAAAGTAGGTGTAGCATGAATACTTATAAATGCACTAATCAAAAGCTTGCTTTCTCTGCCCTTAAGTCCAGACCATATACCAAGAAAAATCCCGAGTAATGACGATATTCCAATAGATAAAAAAGAAAGCAAAAGTGTCCATCCAACTCTCTCCTTTATCAATTGAAATACGGACATTTTATAATAAAAAGAATATCCAAAATCTAAATTAAAGAGATTTCTAAGATATTTTACAAATTGCTCCAGTAGAGGAAGCTCTGGAGAGTAATACTTTTCAAAGGCTTTTAAAGCCTCATTTGTCATCGTATCTACAGAGCTTATGTCCTCTACCATAGCAAACAAAGGACTGCCAGGGATTAACCTTGGCAGTGCAAATGAAAGTGCTATTATTAATGTCATATAAACAGAATATTTAATTAGTGATTTCATCTAATCACTCCACAAAACAAAGCTTATTGTATGCAAAAGGAATTGCAATACCTATCCCATCTGGAGTATAGTAATATCCGTCATAAACAGCTGGATTATAAACTGTAGCATTAAGATTGTAATACATAGTTATGGTAGGTAGCTCCTCTGCTATGATCTCCTGTAATTTGCTTACAAGTTCATGTCTTTTTTCTTTATTTAATTCCATTGCTGACTGTTCAAAAATTTTGTTATACTCCTCATTATGCCAAACCTTTCCACCCTGAGCTGTAACCTTTGGTGCTCCATCTGAATCAGAAGCAAAACGTCCAAGAAGAATTGGGTCTCCACCAAATGAACCATGTCCATTCACAGCTAAGGTGAAGCTTCCTTCGCCTATAAGAGTTTTAACAGTATTGTCATCAAATGTTTTCACTTCAAGTACAATTCCTATTTCCTTTAAGTAGCTCGCTACAAGCTCTGCGTATTGAACATCCTTTTCACCGAATATTGTTTCATATTTCATTTCTTTTCCATCGTATTCCATTACTCCGTCATTGTTTGAATCAACTGCACCAGCTTCTATAAGTAATGCTTTTGCCTTTTCTACATCATAAGGATATTGTTTAACATCAGGATTGTACCATGGTGTATTAGGTTGGAGATGCCCTGCACTACCCACTATGGCTGCTCCACCTGTAACCTTATCTACTATTTCATCTAAATTAATGGAATGATGTATCGCTTGCCTTATTTCCTTTGAATTAAAAGCAGGCTCATTAAAGTTAAAATACAATCTACTTACCCAAAGGCCTGGACCCTCTAATACTTTATACTTATCATCATTCTTAAAGCTAGTAGCTTTTTTATATCCCATAGTTGCGGAAACATCCAGATCTCCCGCAACAAATGCTTCTCTCGCATCGTCATAGTTGCTTACTATAAGCTTGTCAGCAGCAACCTTTCCATAAAAATAGTTCTCATTTTTAGTATATACATATACTCCGGCAGCACTATCATAAGATTCTAATTTAAATGGACCTGTAGCAATTACTGCCTCTGGAGCTGTGAATGTTTCTGGCTCAGTCACATCCTTCCAGATATGCTCAGGAAGTATTGGTAGACAGCCTGCAACATCACTTATAAATGGAACATAAACATCTGAAAGCTCGATTTCTACTGTATAATCATCAATAATCCTTGTTTCTTTAACCATGCTTGTAGAAGCATAATGATAAGGATGTTCCTTAGTATAGTCAAATGTGAACTTAACATCCTCAGCGTTGAATTCTTCCCCATCAGTAAATTTAACTCCCTTTCTCAAATAGAAAGTATAAGTCTTATTATCTTCGGAAACCTCATATTTTTCTGCAAGATATGGAATTTCTCCTGTGTTATCCTTCCATATAAGTGTATCGAAAATAAATTGAAGAGCAACATAGCCCTGTCCTTTTTTGGACACTGTATAAACAGATGGGTAACCTACATCACTTAGATCCATTCTAACTATCTTTTCCTCTGTAGAAGGAGTATCTTCTTCAGTCAAAGGCGTATTACTTTCAATAGCTGGGTTCTCTACAGGTATTTTGGGTCCACAGCTAGCAAGTCCTATGCTCATTATTAAAGCAATGGATAACGCAAGAATTTTCTTTAAAAAATCCATTTTCATTTTACAGTCCCTCCTGTTTTAGATAATCATTAATTGCTAAAACCCTTAATATTCCTATGTACAATCCAATTATAAGGTACACCCTGAAATTATTCAACAAACCCTCTATTGATTATTTCTATCAGGCTCTGAAGTTAAATAGAAATGTTGAATACTATGCTAAACAGCAAAACTAATGTGCTATAATTTTCCTGATATATCATAATTTATTATGAAAAGGGGGTATATAGCTAAATGCTAATTGAAAGGGTCTTTGATATTGCAAAAAATGATTTGGAGGGTCTTTATATTAAAGACGTTATCGTAGGAATATCTTTTGCAGGTGTTCAACTGTCAAATGATAATGTTGCTTTTATATACTTAATGAGAGAAAAACTGCCCTCGGGATGCTCTATATTTTCATATGGTGAGGAAATGATAGGTATGAAAGCAATTGATTGTGCTAAATGGGCTGTTACAGGAGCTGAGGATTTGCAAAGAGGTTTAGGCTGTGCTGTTATAAATGCAGCAAATAAATACATACGTACTACTAAATCTACTGAAGATATGGATACATTATATGAAAAAATAACATCTAAAGATACTGTAGGTGTAATCGGACATATGCCTCCTTTAGTTAAAAATCTAGCATCAAGGGTAAAAAGATATATTCCCTTTGACAGAGCAATAGATATTCAAGGAAGTGTTGAAGGCGCTTCAGTATATCCAATTTCAATGCAAACTGAATTATTGCCTCAATGTGATGTAGTTATTATAACTGGAACAACTATGATAAATCATACAACTGATGAAATACTTAAGATGTGTACGAATGCTCGTGAAATAGCTCTTATAGGCTTCTCCGTCCCATTTTATCCTAAAGCCTACAAAGCTAGTGGTATAACAGCAATAAGTGGAATTGAATTTATGAATGACTGCAAAGAAACACTATTCAAGAAAATATCTAGAGGATGCGGAAGATTAACTATGCATGAATATGGAAATGGTCATTTCTGTAGGATTATATGATAAAAGAAAGACATCAATGACTCTTTTTTATTACATGATTTAAGATTTGAAGTCCTTTTTGGAAATTAACAGGCTATTTAGGGGTAATGACAAGCTTATACTTAATATGTTATTCTATTCTTCTGTATCAGGCTGGGTATGTCTCTATACTTTTAAGGCTTTAAAGGGCGATTTTAAAGGTATAGCTAATTTACCCTATAAAGGAAGCAGGGCGTTTGTCACTAAGGAATTTTATATGGTTATAGGAGGTACTATATCTCCTATGGTATGGCATCTAATAGTCGTTTTAGTAGTATCTATTATAATACTTCCAGATTCTGTCTACATTCGCATTGCCTTTTTAGTTTATTCAGCATATAGAAAAACCACTGGCCTAAACCAGTGGTTTCTATTAACATAGTACTAGTATTGTTTTTCTATTTTATATTCTTTCTCGTCTTTTATCATTGAGCTAGCTGCATTTTCTTTTTTAAGTGCTGCATCATAAGTTGTATCTATAGTTACCCATTCCTTAGAATCTTCTAGATATACTTGATTCCATGCATGATATGCTTCTACATCATTTTTTCTTCCCATAACTAGCTTTGTAGGTACATCTAGGCTTCTAAGCATTGCTGCAAATAATGTAGCATAATCATAACATATTCCCTTTGAAGCTTTTAATATAATGTCTATGGAAGGTATGTATCCTGCTTGTACACTTGCAGCCTTGTCATTATCGTAGCTAATATTGTTTATAATAAAATTGTAAATTGCAATTACTTTTTCCTTGTCATTTTTTGCATTCTTAGCTAATTCTTTGGCTTTTTTCATAGCCTCCATGTTTTCGTTCCAGTTTATTATCTGATTAGATTGTAGGAACACTTTATTAGCATCTGATAGCTTTAGATTTATCTCTTCTTTTTCTACTTGTCTATATTTGTTACCTTCTACATTTTCTAAAATAGAAACAGTATATTTTCCATCTCCAAGCTGTAACGGATAGCTGTTGTTTGCTTTTATATCATAAGTATATTTTATATCGCCTTTAGTAATCATTACTTTTGCTGCAACATCCTTTTTTGGTATATAAGTGATAGTTACTAATCCATTTTCTAATTGGCTTTTATCAATATTTGAATTTGAAGCAAAAGCTATTGTAGAAAGTAATAATAATGAAATGACTAGTAAGAAGAGCACAAGATTTCTCTTTAACATAAAAAACTCTCCTTTCGGTAACTGGCTGCCATCTTATTTTTAAGTAAGGCCCTTTAGCTTTGCGTCCCTAGCTTTCACTAGGTTTGCCTTTATCGGTGAAAAGTCACTGATAAAAAAATATATTTATTTTCTTAATTTTACCATAGCTTGTCCAATTATTGCATAGGGCTACAGTCCTATGATTCTATTTTCATAGCTTACGGTTTAAGGATTATTCAAGTATTTTCCCTTTTATAATCAGCCTATGAGTTGGGTTCTTCATAGGGTGGCAGGTTATTAAGGTTATTTCTTTATCCTCCTTATTACTATATAATACCCAGACTTCTTCTGGATAAACATATAGCTTTTCTGTAACAGTATATTCAAACTGACTATCTCCAATATCTACTACTATTTTATCTTCAATCTCGACCTCTTCTAGTCTATTGAAGTTCCTTCCAAAACTACGATTTCTATGTCCTGCTATGGCATAGTTTCCGATTTCTCCTGCTCTCCCTGTGTTTTCCACACTGGCTACTGATATGTTTAGGTTGTTTTGCGTAGCTCCTTTTAGTATGGGCTGACTGAATTTGATTTTTTCTATTTTAAGAATACCTTCCATGTGCTTTTGTATATATTCTTCTCTTTCTTGTGCTACTCTTTCTGCTTCTTTTCTCTTCTTTTCTTCCCTATCTGCTTCTTCTTTCTTTTTCTTTTCTCTTTCTCTTATCTCACGGGAGTTTAGTTCTTCGATTGCGCCTATTTCTAATTCCTCCTCGCCGTATGACTCTAAGCTATTAATTTCTTCTTCCTCTTCCATATCTACACTATCTATTCTAGAGAGGCTTTGCTGCCACTCTTCTATAAGTTTAGATTGTTTGTAGTCTGCATATAGCTCTGATGCTTTTGGATATGCAGCTATGAATAAACCTGTGATGATTATTATCCATGGTATTATTTTTCTCTTCATTCTTTACCCTGCCTTTAAATCATCTTTTTAATGATAATTTTATCATCTATATATTCTTCAATACTAGTAGTTTTATGTTTAAAAGGCAGAGATTTTAGCCTCTGCCTTTCATACTATTTCCCTTTACTTCGTATAGCACCCTTTTGCTGTAGTTCTACTTTTTTTATACTATTTTTCTTCTTAGGAATAGTCCTAGAAATACTAATAGTAATCCTGTTATATAATATCCTATTTTGCTGCCTTCCCCAGTTTTAGGAAGTACTGTGCCTAATGGGATATCGTCTACATCTATCTCGATGAGCTCTTCTGTCCCATCTGGATGTCTTATGACAAATTTATCCTTGCCCTTAAATCCAGGGTTTGGAGTGTACTTCCAGTTGCCATCTTCGTCAAACTCAACTGTTCCGTTTTCTGGTGGTGTGACTATTGTTGGTTCTTCTGGTTCTGGTTTAGGTTCTGGCTCTGGTTCAGTTGGTTTTTCTGGCTCTTCTGGTTTTGTTGGTGGTTCTGTTGGTTTCTCTGGTTCTTCTGGTTTTGTTGGTGGTTCTGTTGGTTTCTCGGGTTCTTTTGGTTTTGTTGGTGGTTCTGGGTCTACTGGTGGACGATAACTATTTGTGATAGTTAGTCCGTCGCTAGATATTGACTTTCTGTAGCCACTTGGAACTTTTACCTCGTCTATTGTATATTTATGTTCTTTTCCATCTATATCTGTTTTGTCTAAGCCAGTCCAGATATATTCTGTTTCTCCGTCTTCTAATTTTACTGGTTCCCCAAAAGCTTCACCATCTCTGTATAGTTGCAGCTCTATGGCTGGTCTTGTACTTGATCCACCAATCCATACCTTTTTACCTGTTATGTCTATCTTAGGTATTATATAGGTATTGGTTACTGTCATATATTTATCTGAAACTGACTTCTCATAGTTTTCTGGAACATTTACTTCGTCCACAGTGTAAACATAATCAATACCTTTTTCATCTGTTTTATCTAAACCTGACCATTTGTAACTAATTGCCTCACCACTTAGTTCTACAGGTCTACCATATGGAATTCCATTCCTATATAACTGTAATTCTATAGTTGGTCTAATAGACGGCCCATTCACCCATACCTTTTTACCTATTACATCTCTCTTTGGTGATTGGTAGGTATTGGTTATAGTTAATCCATCATCTGATACCGACATACCATAATCTTCTGGAATGCTTACTTC is part of the Proteiniborus sp. MB09-C3 genome and encodes:
- a CDS encoding ABC transporter permease → MKSLIKYSVYMTLIIALSFALPRLIPGSPLFAMVEDISSVDTMTNEALKAFEKYYSPELPLLEQFVKYLRNLFNLDFGYSFYYKMSVFQLIKERVGWTLLLSFLSIGISSLLGIFLGIWSGLKGRESKLLISAFISIHATPTFLIAAIFQILIAYKLRLLPATGAYTTGTSFGQPGYVLDVIIHMILPLFVLVISQIPPIYLFSKNSTANVKKEQFVKMASYLKINKKDIYLKYIFKNIIPELLGRLNIQFVLAITGSIFVEAVFSYPGLGQLLRSAISYRDYPLLQGILLVCCTYGLVVNFIFELIALRNIKRC
- a CDS encoding class D sortase, with the protein product MKRKIIPWIIIITGLFIAAYPKASELYADYKQSKLIEEWQQSLSRIDSVDMEEEEEINSLESYGEEELEIGAIEELNSREIREREKKKKEEADREEKKRKEAERVAQEREEYIQKHMEGILKIEKIKFSQPILKGATQNNLNISVASVENTGRAGEIGNYAIAGHRNRSFGRNFNRLEEVEIEDKIVVDIGDSQFEYTVTEKLYVYPEEVWVLYSNKEDKEITLITCHPMKNPTHRLIIKGKILE
- a CDS encoding DUF364 domain-containing protein, whose product is MLIERVFDIAKNDLEGLYIKDVIVGISFAGVQLSNDNVAFIYLMREKLPSGCSIFSYGEEMIGMKAIDCAKWAVTGAEDLQRGLGCAVINAANKYIRTTKSTEDMDTLYEKITSKDTVGVIGHMPPLVKNLASRVKRYIPFDRAIDIQGSVEGASVYPISMQTELLPQCDVVIITGTTMINHTTDEILKMCTNAREIALIGFSVPFYPKAYKASGITAISGIEFMNDCKETLFKKISRGCGRLTMHEYGNGHFCRII
- a CDS encoding ATP-binding cassette domain-containing protein; amino-acid sequence: MLKVRNIMKSYGKLKVLEDISFDLELGESLVLAGKSGSGKTTLSKIIIGLERCDSGDVIHLGKKLNNNYRKRTFSDLARIQYIFQDPYSALEPSFTLEQTLMETVNICRRNKYNPMDIDDALAMVDRGFLEQKKRKISTFSGGQQQKICIARALITYPKLIIADEATSMLDYDNRIEINNLLNKIKSSYELSIISIVHDIDFYNDRWDKIAVINDHKLVDLMDFRDFFEYASSDYSKELINSHKYFYG
- a CDS encoding ABC transporter permease is translated as MLNSFKKLSKTKKVSAIILITFLLVAVFSNLLMPYSHEDISHPRLLEPSLSYLLGTDEIGHDIFSLLIYGFRITIFTAIISGFFTTLIGTSLAYISAYYGRAIKTIISEIANLFVIIPEIVMIMFFSSLARPKLVYTIMAIVFFSWPKVYKIALFKIMNYMEKSKVKYTLLIKGNWFDVLKKLFPDILPVVSTFFVLQCNKAVMYEASLSFFGIGDPLKKTWGKLIRAALDYDELYYDSTFLWYLIPPVLCLILFVISLTLFSSENNDL
- a CDS encoding transglutaminase-like domain-containing protein, with protein sequence MLKRNLVLFLLVISLLLLSTIAFASNSNIDKSQLENGLVTITYIPKKDVAAKVMITKGDIKYTYDIKANNSYPLQLGDGKYTVSILENVEGNKYRQVEKEEINLKLSDANKVFLQSNQIINWNENMEAMKKAKELAKNAKNDKEKVIAIYNFIINNISYDNDKAASVQAGYIPSIDIILKASKGICYDYATLFAAMLRSLDVPTKLVMGRKNDVEAYHAWNQVYLEDSKEWVTIDTTYDAALKKENAASSMIKDEKEYKIEKQY
- a CDS encoding ATP-binding cassette domain-containing protein, yielding MIIIENLKIFYNKIAISYPSIHIKDNEFVGLYGKSGCGKTSLLEALFGLDFQGDLKYDKCTINNMDIKEIDSRKYDYISYCPQFSQNAFNPKLSVLEHIHLTLKGNGLKYNEREIANLMERLELDPILLKYYPYMLSGGQKQRLILLISILKRPKLLILDEPSSAIDLITLKKIVEFLTSFKGKLTIIMVAHQKVLLEKVTDRIIMLEGYDNAEG
- a CDS encoding ABC transporter substrate-binding protein, which translates into the protein MKMDFLKKILALSIALIMSIGLASCGPKIPVENPAIESNTPLTEEDTPSTEEKIVRMDLSDVGYPSVYTVSKKGQGYVALQFIFDTLIWKDNTGEIPYLAEKYEVSEDNKTYTFYLRKGVKFTDGEEFNAEDVKFTFDYTKEHPYHYASTSMVKETRIIDDYTVEIELSDVYVPFISDVAGCLPILPEHIWKDVTEPETFTAPEAVIATGPFKLESYDSAAGVYVYTKNENYFYGKVAADKLIVSNYDDAREAFVAGDLDVSATMGYKKATSFKNDDKYKVLEGPGLWVSRLYFNFNEPAFNSKEIRQAIHHSINLDEIVDKVTGGAAIVGSAGHLQPNTPWYNPDVKQYPYDVEKAKALLIEAGAVDSNNDGVMEYDGKEMKYETIFGEKDVQYAELVASYLKEIGIVLEVKTFDDNTVKTLIGEGSFTLAVNGHGSFGGDPILLGRFASDSDGAPKVTAQGGKVWHNEEYNKIFEQSAMELNKEKRHELVSKLQEIIAEELPTITMYYNLNATVYNPAVYDGYYYTPDGIGIAIPFAYNKLCFVE